From a single Streptomyces sp. NBC_01264 genomic region:
- a CDS encoding AMP-binding protein, which translates to MTAPPTATTVPELLDARAAEHPDHIALQVVDGGELSYRRWREEALRAAVGLAAAGIGSGDRVLLRFSNARWERYAVGFLAVQYAGGVPVPVREDLSGADAAALAALAGAGTVLLDGAPHTVPGLVELDLDALLSAHPEPPAAPPHRVGPADPAQVIGTSGTTGAPKGVLAAHANLTAGLTAGPAVRPRRRAYAHSRYALHAFPIGTNAGQVMLLSALTAAPTTLSLPRFDADEFGAAVEKFGIGTAFLVPSMAIELLNAGTAARYDLGSLRLVNSSAAALPVPVAAALAAALPDATLVNTYTSAEASPAQISTVVDTRRPGSLGRPADPRDLRILDADGRALPAGQVGEVWLRQPGPPRGYLGAAGESAKVFRDGWVRMGDVGRLDPDGYLHLVDRESDVIKSGALKVSTLRIEEVLYEHPRIADAAALGLPHPVMGSVPVAVVVAGPGGLDLDELRLFLSARLSRPELPVRILLADDLPRNPSGKVVKHRLRPLFDAPAEPSGPAVAPATPTELRLAALWRRLLGRPVTDVAAEFFALGGDSFRAVQLAAGISGEFGVRAGTAMVFERPSLRSQAAWVDHPDRPATTTADACIGTSAGTSAGTETVTPFLAALRAQPHAIALTSQQENFFRWMAEAPGRDAGAVTALFRVTDRLEPRTLGLALTEAVRRHPALRTRFEAAGDGVVRAVLDEEPRVRITLTSAPGATDPEVDALLLAERDRLTDLAVDPMARLLVVSRSETDHVVLVAVHHMVSDGWSVGVLLADLGVFYSALRRGRSAPPARPGPGYQELVEWANAHWPVSRAHFATALAGAPQALEQFAGRRAVEEVLTQAHEFEVAPPLAEALRVRAAELGATPFLAVTAAWTGLLASRSGRPDLVVMTPVPGRPRPDSERTVGCFVQSLLLRVDASGGPGFAELVDRLRTVYSEALDQQLYPFAEFSPSVPFAAWLRYEAWAAPAQVPGLACAPWELPRGSTVPWPLPGGDRGVPELTVVEQPDGGLRCWLQYNALAFGLPAITELAGEFTAALTAACG; encoded by the coding sequence ATCACCGCGCCGCCCACCGCGACCACCGTCCCGGAGCTCCTCGACGCCCGGGCCGCCGAACACCCCGACCACATCGCGCTACAGGTCGTCGACGGCGGGGAACTGAGCTACCGCCGCTGGCGCGAGGAGGCCCTGCGCGCTGCCGTCGGGCTGGCCGCCGCCGGGATCGGATCGGGCGACCGGGTGCTGCTGCGGTTCTCCAACGCGCGCTGGGAGCGGTACGCCGTGGGCTTCCTCGCGGTCCAGTACGCGGGCGGGGTGCCCGTACCGGTCCGCGAGGACCTGTCCGGGGCCGATGCCGCCGCCCTGGCCGCGCTGGCCGGAGCCGGCACGGTCCTGCTGGACGGTGCACCGCACACCGTCCCGGGACTGGTGGAGCTGGATCTGGACGCCTTGCTGTCAGCGCACCCCGAGCCGCCGGCTGCCCCGCCGCACCGGGTCGGTCCGGCCGACCCTGCCCAGGTCATCGGCACCTCCGGCACCACCGGCGCGCCCAAGGGCGTGCTCGCCGCGCACGCCAACCTGACGGCCGGCCTGACCGCCGGGCCGGCCGTCCGTCCCCGCCGCCGTGCCTACGCGCACTCGCGGTACGCCCTGCACGCCTTCCCGATCGGGACCAACGCGGGCCAGGTGATGCTGCTGAGCGCGCTGACCGCCGCGCCCACCACGCTCAGCCTGCCGCGCTTCGACGCGGACGAGTTCGGCGCCGCGGTGGAGAAGTTCGGGATCGGCACCGCCTTCCTGGTGCCCTCGATGGCGATCGAACTGCTCAACGCGGGCACCGCCGCCCGGTACGACCTGGGCAGTCTGCGCCTGGTCAACTCCTCCGCCGCCGCACTGCCCGTACCGGTGGCCGCCGCGCTGGCCGCGGCGCTGCCGGATGCGACCCTGGTCAACACCTACACCTCCGCCGAGGCCTCGCCCGCGCAGATCTCCACCGTGGTCGACACCCGCCGCCCCGGCTCGCTGGGCCGCCCGGCGGACCCCCGTGACCTGCGGATCCTCGACGCGGACGGGCGCGCGCTGCCCGCCGGGCAGGTCGGCGAGGTCTGGCTGCGCCAGCCCGGACCGCCGCGCGGCTACCTGGGCGCCGCCGGGGAGAGCGCGAAGGTGTTCCGGGACGGATGGGTACGGATGGGCGACGTCGGACGCCTGGACCCGGACGGCTACCTCCACTTGGTCGACCGGGAGAGCGACGTCATCAAGAGCGGTGCGCTGAAGGTCTCCACGCTGCGGATCGAGGAGGTGCTGTACGAGCATCCCCGCATCGCGGACGCCGCCGCGCTCGGCCTGCCGCACCCCGTGATGGGATCCGTCCCGGTGGCGGTCGTCGTGGCCGGGCCCGGCGGTCTGGACCTGGACGAGCTCCGGCTGTTCCTGAGCGCCCGGCTCAGCCGGCCCGAACTGCCGGTCCGGATCCTGCTCGCCGACGACCTGCCCAGGAACCCGAGCGGCAAGGTGGTCAAGCACCGGCTGCGCCCCCTGTTCGACGCGCCCGCCGAGCCCAGCGGTCCGGCGGTCGCCCCGGCCACCCCGACGGAACTGCGCCTGGCGGCACTCTGGCGGCGTCTCCTCGGCCGGCCGGTCACCGACGTGGCCGCCGAGTTCTTCGCGCTCGGCGGCGACTCCTTCCGGGCGGTGCAGCTCGCCGCCGGCATCAGCGGCGAGTTCGGGGTCCGGGCGGGCACCGCCATGGTCTTCGAGCGGCCCTCGCTGCGCTCCCAGGCCGCTTGGGTGGACCACCCGGACCGGCCTGCGACCACCACGGCCGACGCGTGCATCGGTACGTCCGCCGGCACGTCCGCCGGCACGGAGACCGTGACGCCCTTTCTGGCCGCGCTCCGTGCGCAGCCGCATGCGATCGCACTCACCTCGCAGCAGGAGAACTTCTTCCGCTGGATGGCCGAGGCCCCCGGGCGGGACGCCGGCGCGGTGACGGCGCTGTTCCGGGTCACCGACCGGCTGGAGCCGCGAACCCTGGGCCTGGCGCTCACCGAGGCGGTCCGTCGCCATCCGGCGCTGCGGACCCGGTTCGAGGCGGCGGGTGACGGGGTCGTACGGGCGGTGCTGGACGAAGAGCCCCGGGTACGGATCACGCTGACCTCGGCTCCGGGGGCCACGGACCCGGAGGTGGACGCCCTGCTGCTGGCCGAACGCGACCGCCTCACCGACCTGGCCGTCGACCCGATGGCACGCCTGCTGGTGGTGAGCCGTTCGGAGACCGACCACGTGGTGCTGGTCGCGGTGCACCACATGGTCTCCGACGGCTGGTCGGTCGGTGTGCTGCTGGCCGACCTCGGGGTGTTCTACTCGGCGCTGCGGCGCGGCCGTTCGGCTCCGCCGGCCCGCCCGGGTCCGGGCTACCAGGAGTTGGTGGAGTGGGCGAACGCGCACTGGCCGGTCTCCCGGGCCCATTTCGCGACCGCGCTGGCCGGGGCGCCGCAGGCCCTGGAGCAGTTCGCCGGTCGTCGGGCAGTGGAGGAAGTCCTCACGCAGGCGCACGAGTTCGAGGTGGCGCCGCCGTTGGCCGAAGCCCTGCGGGTCCGGGCGGCCGAGCTCGGCGCGACCCCCTTCCTGGCCGTGACCGCGGCCTGGACCGGACTGCTGGCGAGCCGTAGCGGCCGCCCCGACCTGGTGGTGATGACCCCGGTGCCCGGCCGTCCGCGCCCGGACTCCGAGCGCACGGTCGGCTGCTTCGTCCAGTCGCTGCTGCTGCGGGTGGACGCGAGCGGGGGGCCCGGCTTCGCCGAGCTGGTCGACCGGCTACGGACGGTGTACAGCGAGGCGCTGGACCAACAGCTGTACCCGTTCGCCGAGTTCAGCCCGTCCGTACCGTTCGCGGCCTGGCTCCGCTACGAGGCCTGGGCCGCGCCCGCCCAGGTGCCCGGCCTGGCCTGCGCGCCCTGGGAGCTCCCGCGCGGGAGCACCGTGCCCTGGCCGCTGCCGGGCGGTGACCGGGGCGTGCCCGAGCTGACCGTGGTCGAGCAGCCGGACGGCGGCCTGCGGTGCTGGCTGCAGTACAACGCGCTGGCCTTCGGTCTCCCCGCGATCACCGAACTGGCCGGGGAGTTCACGGCCGCGCTGACCGCCGCTTGCGGGTAA
- a CDS encoding MarR family winged helix-turn-helix transcriptional regulator, which translates to MPTPEAAAIAAELRTAMGKLTRRVKHEDHIPLGQVAVLGALDRDGAMTTSDLAADQRVRPQSMARAVGLLMEQNLITRRAHPTDGRKSLVELSDAGRAALEAERGRRAGWLAQAIEAELTDEERALLARSAALMERLATR; encoded by the coding sequence ATGCCCACCCCGGAAGCCGCCGCCATCGCCGCCGAACTACGCACCGCGATGGGCAAGCTCACCCGACGCGTCAAACACGAGGACCACATCCCGCTGGGCCAGGTCGCCGTGCTCGGCGCACTCGACCGCGACGGCGCCATGACCACCAGCGACCTCGCCGCCGATCAGCGCGTACGCCCCCAGTCGATGGCCCGCGCCGTGGGACTCCTGATGGAGCAGAACCTGATCACGCGCCGCGCGCACCCCACGGACGGCCGCAAATCGCTGGTCGAGCTCTCGGACGCGGGGCGGGCAGCACTCGAAGCGGAGCGCGGCCGTCGGGCCGGCTGGCTCGCCCAGGCCATCGAGGCCGAACTCACCGATGAGGAAAGGGCGCTGCTGGCGCGGAGCGCCGCATTGATGGAGCGGCTCGCCACACGCTAG
- the eno gene encoding phosphopyruvate hydratase: MSAQAAGTTERADATIETVTARRIIDSRGNPTVEVDVVLADGSTGRAAVPSGASTGAREAVELRDGESARWHGKGVDQAVSHVNGEIAASVRGRDAADQAGLDAALVALDGTATKSRLGANAVLGVSLAAAKAAAAAHRQPLYHYLGGADAHLLPLPMMNIVNGGAHADNLLDFQEFMIAPVGADTFAEAVRMGSEVFHTLRRDLLAAGHSTGVGDEGGFAPALRTAEEALDFVMAAIERTGYRPGPDIGLIMDPASSEFFRDGVYDYAGEGVRRSPSDNVDYLVKLIDAYPILSIEDPMAENDWDGWRELTARVGDRCQLTGDDLFCTNETLLREGIATGAGNSILIKVNQIGTLTEALAAVATAHQAGWTAVMSHRSGETEDTTIADLAVATGCGQIKTGSLSRSDRTAKYNQLIRIEEELGGSARYAGRSALSRG, translated from the coding sequence ATGTCCGCACAGGCGGCCGGAACCACCGAAAGAGCCGACGCGACCATCGAGACCGTGACCGCACGCCGGATCATCGACAGTCGGGGCAACCCCACGGTCGAGGTCGACGTCGTCCTCGCGGACGGATCCACGGGACGCGCGGCCGTCCCCTCCGGAGCCTCCACCGGCGCCCGGGAAGCCGTGGAACTGCGCGACGGAGAATCCGCGCGCTGGCACGGCAAGGGCGTCGATCAGGCGGTGTCCCACGTCAACGGGGAGATCGCGGCGTCCGTACGCGGCCGGGACGCGGCGGACCAGGCCGGCCTCGACGCGGCTCTGGTCGCACTCGACGGCACCGCCACCAAGTCACGGCTCGGCGCCAACGCCGTCCTCGGTGTCTCCCTCGCCGCCGCCAAGGCCGCCGCGGCGGCCCACCGCCAGCCCCTGTACCACTACCTCGGCGGCGCGGACGCCCACCTCCTGCCGCTGCCGATGATGAACATCGTCAACGGCGGCGCCCACGCCGACAACCTGCTGGACTTCCAGGAGTTCATGATCGCGCCCGTGGGTGCGGACACCTTCGCCGAAGCCGTCCGCATGGGCAGCGAGGTCTTCCACACCCTGCGCCGGGACCTGCTGGCCGCCGGCCACTCCACCGGCGTCGGCGACGAAGGCGGGTTCGCGCCCGCGCTGCGCACCGCCGAAGAAGCCCTGGACTTCGTGATGGCCGCCATCGAGCGCACCGGCTACCGCCCCGGCCCCGACATCGGCCTGATCATGGACCCGGCGTCGTCGGAGTTCTTCCGCGACGGGGTCTACGACTACGCGGGCGAGGGCGTGCGCCGCAGCCCCTCCGACAACGTCGACTACCTGGTGAAGCTCATCGACGCCTACCCGATCCTCTCCATCGAGGACCCGATGGCGGAGAACGACTGGGACGGCTGGCGCGAGCTGACCGCCCGTGTCGGCGACCGCTGCCAGCTGACCGGCGACGACCTGTTCTGCACCAACGAGACGCTCCTGCGCGAAGGCATCGCCACCGGCGCCGGCAACTCCATCCTGATCAAGGTCAATCAGATCGGCACGCTGACGGAGGCGCTGGCCGCGGTGGCCACGGCCCACCAGGCGGGCTGGACGGCCGTCATGTCCCACCGCTCGGGCGAGACGGAGGACACGACCATCGCGGACCTGGCGGTCGCCACCGGCTGCGGTCAGATCAAGACCGGCTCGCTCTCCCGCTCCGACCGCACGGCGAAGTACAACCAGCTGATCCGGATCGAAGAGGAACTGGGCGGCTCGGCGCGCTACGCGGGCCGCTCCGCGCTGAGCAGGGGATGA
- a CDS encoding transglycosylase family protein, translating into MSRYPKDRRNRSRVGQLLVFIMVLAVPLLEVSGAHAAAVHSKQGPDWDAIARCESGGNWRANTGNGHYGGLQFTQSSWKAAGGRKYAPRADLATKAEQIATARRLAKIQGMGAWTCARRR; encoded by the coding sequence ATGTCGCGCTACCCGAAGGACCGGCGAAATCGGAGCAGGGTTGGTCAACTGCTCGTCTTCATCATGGTGTTGGCGGTTCCGCTCCTGGAGGTCTCCGGAGCCCATGCCGCCGCGGTGCACTCCAAACAGGGCCCCGACTGGGATGCCATCGCCCGCTGTGAATCCGGTGGGAATTGGCGGGCGAACACCGGCAACGGCCATTACGGCGGCTTGCAGTTCACCCAGTCGAGCTGGAAGGCGGCCGGAGGCCGCAAGTACGCACCACGCGCCGACCTCGCCACGAAGGCGGAGCAGATCGCCACGGCGAGGAGGCTCGCCAAGATCCAGGGAATGGGGGCCTGGACCTGCGCACGCCGCAGATGA
- a CDS encoding condensation domain-containing protein, whose protein sequence is MTTSPTPAPIARHPLTDEQRRLWFLQQLGPQDAGFNMYLNRRWSGPVDPRAMGAALTRLTARHQVLRTRFALDGEQPVQLVEPVRNVELTLVPIADAAEESFTAACAPFVNAPFDLGERPPLRAVLVSAGEHEHALSVVVHHIVSDGWSFTVLWRELLALYREETGEGPAELPQLKLQFGDFALAERTRLDGGAAEEAVRHWSGRLAGVSALRMPLDHPRPADPAHPAGFAELALGPELVAGLDALARGQRCTPFMVLLVAYQFVLARWSGTYDFAVGTPLAGRKETAHEALLGYFSRTGVIRADLTGEPDFRTALRRVRSATMAALSHQDVPVERVAAELELPVLPGVGPLYQAVFVHQSQYELAGADERTSLPEGVRTASMDSGFDRAKTDLLLDSWRTPDGGMTLSFCFDRELFERATVEALARRVRDLLARAVTDVEVPLHGDWLLPAGEERAAVLALGAGPAVAEDARPVLRGFADQVAARPDAAALACAGSILTYAELDRASDELAGRLGPVAGRAVGVRIEPSFELVTALLAIWKAGAGYLPLDPAHPAERQRLMLGEADAALLLTGGERPDLGFPVLAVGDPAGTAGRAGAGQASAGQASAGQASAGQPSAGQAGAEQAGAGQAGAEQASVGQAGAEQPSAAQTGAVGITSGSSVAAGAALPSGTGPGGLAYVLFTSGSTGAPKGVVVEHAALAERVRWMAGPEGYGLGPGDRIVQFASIGFDTHAEEIWPALTAGACVVLLPGGGRMLPDLLRGEAGRSVTVLDLPTAYWEELVSLGDQAPWPPALRLVVLGGSEARAATLARWRERHGDTVRLVNTYGPTEATVIVTAGELAGERAGDPGGGPGSVTGGVTAPGQRPPLGRPLPGVRLYLLDERGSLLPAGSEGELYIGGAGLARGYLARPDLTAEAFLPDPFSDAPHGRMYRTGDRARWRIDGQLEFLGRADGQVKIRGYRIEPAEIEAALTAHPAVALAAVLVRGGRRLIAYAVLRPDAGQQPAAAAPKTGAPQAGELREHLALRLPAFMVPDTVVLLDALPLTANGKLDAAALPDPEPAGAGAGYLAPRTDAEALVVDLWQEVLGVPKVGVLDDFLALGGDSLLVTRVAARIRAGVGLDVSIRDVFDSPTPAALAARIEALLIAEIDALSEEEAADRLG, encoded by the coding sequence ATGACCACCTCTCCGACCCCGGCCCCGATCGCCCGCCATCCACTGACCGACGAGCAGCGCCGTCTCTGGTTCCTCCAGCAACTGGGTCCGCAGGACGCCGGGTTCAACATGTACCTGAACCGACGCTGGAGCGGTCCGGTCGATCCGCGGGCCATGGGCGCGGCGCTGACCCGGCTCACCGCGCGGCACCAGGTGCTGCGCACCCGGTTCGCCCTGGACGGTGAGCAGCCCGTCCAGCTCGTGGAGCCCGTACGGAACGTCGAGCTCACCCTGGTCCCGATAGCGGACGCCGCGGAGGAGTCCTTCACCGCGGCCTGTGCCCCCTTCGTCAACGCCCCCTTCGACCTGGGCGAGCGCCCGCCCCTGCGGGCCGTCCTGGTCAGCGCCGGAGAGCACGAGCACGCGCTGAGCGTGGTGGTCCACCACATCGTCTCCGACGGCTGGTCGTTCACCGTGCTGTGGCGCGAGCTGCTCGCGCTGTACCGCGAGGAGACCGGCGAGGGTCCGGCCGAACTACCGCAACTCAAGCTCCAGTTCGGCGACTTCGCCCTCGCCGAACGGACCAGGCTGGACGGCGGCGCGGCGGAGGAGGCGGTCCGGCACTGGAGCGGACGACTGGCCGGTGTCAGCGCCCTGCGGATGCCGCTGGACCACCCCAGACCCGCCGACCCCGCCCATCCGGCCGGCTTCGCCGAGCTCGCCCTCGGTCCCGAACTCGTCGCCGGACTCGACGCCCTGGCCCGCGGGCAGCGCTGCACGCCGTTCATGGTGCTGCTCGTCGCCTACCAGTTCGTACTGGCCCGCTGGAGCGGCACCTACGACTTCGCCGTCGGCACCCCGCTGGCCGGCCGCAAGGAGACCGCCCACGAAGCCCTGCTCGGCTACTTCTCCCGCACCGGGGTGATCCGCGCGGACCTCACCGGCGAACCCGACTTCCGCACCGCGCTGCGCCGGGTCCGCTCCGCGACGATGGCCGCACTGAGCCATCAGGACGTCCCGGTCGAGCGGGTGGCAGCCGAGCTGGAGCTGCCCGTATTGCCCGGCGTCGGCCCGCTCTACCAGGCGGTGTTCGTCCACCAGAGCCAGTACGAGCTGGCCGGCGCCGACGAGCGGACCTCGCTGCCCGAGGGGGTCCGCACGGCGAGCATGGACTCCGGCTTCGACCGGGCCAAGACCGATCTGCTGCTGGACAGTTGGCGGACCCCGGACGGCGGGATGACGCTCTCGTTCTGCTTCGACCGGGAACTCTTCGAGCGCGCCACGGTCGAGGCCCTGGCCCGCCGGGTCCGCGACCTGCTCGCGCGAGCCGTCACTGACGTGGAGGTCCCGCTGCACGGCGACTGGCTGCTGCCGGCCGGCGAGGAGCGGGCCGCGGTGCTCGCCCTCGGCGCCGGACCCGCCGTGGCCGAGGACGCCCGCCCTGTCCTGCGCGGCTTCGCCGACCAGGTCGCCGCCCGCCCCGACGCAGCCGCCCTGGCATGTGCGGGCAGCATCCTCACCTACGCCGAACTCGACCGCGCGTCGGACGAGCTGGCCGGGCGACTGGGTCCGGTGGCCGGCCGTGCGGTGGGCGTCCGGATCGAGCCGTCCTTCGAACTGGTCACCGCCCTGCTCGCGATCTGGAAGGCCGGCGCCGGCTATCTGCCGCTCGACCCCGCGCACCCGGCCGAACGCCAGCGGCTGATGCTCGGCGAAGCGGACGCCGCCCTCCTCCTCACCGGAGGCGAGCGACCGGACCTGGGGTTCCCGGTACTGGCCGTCGGCGATCCTGCCGGCACGGCCGGACGGGCCGGGGCGGGGCAGGCATCGGCCGGGCAGGCATCGGCCGGGCAGGCATCGGCCGGGCAGCCGTCGGCCGGACAGGCCGGAGCCGAGCAGGCCGGGGCCGGACAGGCCGGAGCCGAGCAGGCGTCCGTCGGACAGGCCGGAGCCGAGCAGCCATCGGCCGCACAGACCGGGGCCGTGGGCATCACGTCCGGGAGCTCGGTGGCCGCAGGGGCCGCGCTGCCGTCCGGGACCGGCCCCGGCGGCCTCGCGTACGTCCTCTTCACCTCGGGCTCCACCGGTGCTCCCAAGGGCGTCGTCGTCGAGCACGCCGCTCTGGCCGAGCGGGTCCGGTGGATGGCCGGACCGGAGGGGTACGGGCTCGGGCCGGGCGACCGGATCGTTCAGTTCGCCTCCATCGGCTTCGACACCCACGCCGAGGAGATCTGGCCCGCCCTCACCGCGGGCGCCTGTGTCGTCCTGCTGCCCGGCGGCGGCCGGATGCTGCCCGACCTGCTGCGCGGCGAGGCCGGACGGTCCGTCACCGTACTCGACCTGCCCACCGCGTACTGGGAGGAACTGGTCTCGCTCGGAGACCAGGCCCCGTGGCCGCCCGCGCTGCGTCTGGTGGTCCTCGGCGGGTCCGAGGCGCGCGCCGCCACGCTCGCCCGGTGGCGGGAGCGGCACGGCGACACCGTCCGGCTGGTCAACACGTACGGCCCGACCGAGGCCACCGTCATCGTCACCGCGGGCGAGCTCGCCGGCGAGCGCGCTGGCGACCCCGGTGGCGGGCCCGGCAGCGTAACCGGCGGCGTGACCGCGCCCGGACAGCGGCCTCCGCTCGGCCGTCCGCTGCCGGGGGTGCGGCTCTACCTCCTGGACGAGCGCGGCAGCCTGCTGCCCGCCGGCTCCGAGGGCGAGCTGTACATCGGCGGCGCGGGCCTCGCACGCGGCTACCTGGCCCGGCCCGACCTGACCGCGGAGGCCTTCCTCCCCGATCCGTTCAGCGACGCCCCGCACGGCCGGATGTACCGCACCGGCGACCGCGCCCGCTGGCGCATCGACGGGCAGTTGGAGTTCCTCGGCCGCGCCGACGGCCAGGTGAAGATCCGCGGATACCGGATCGAGCCCGCCGAGATCGAGGCCGCCCTCACCGCCCATCCGGCCGTCGCCCTGGCGGCCGTACTGGTCCGGGGCGGCCGCCGGCTGATCGCCTACGCCGTCCTGCGACCCGACGCCGGACAGCAGCCCGCGGCAGCCGCGCCGAAGACGGGCGCGCCGCAGGCGGGCGAGCTGCGCGAGCACCTGGCACTGCGACTGCCGGCCTTCATGGTGCCGGACACCGTGGTGCTGCTCGACGCCCTCCCGCTCACCGCCAACGGCAAGCTCGATGCGGCGGCGCTGCCCGACCCGGAGCCGGCGGGCGCCGGCGCCGGGTACCTGGCACCCCGTACCGATGCCGAGGCCTTGGTGGTGGACCTCTGGCAGGAGGTGCTCGGCGTACCGAAGGTCGGCGTACTGGACGATTTCCTCGCCCTCGGCGGTGACTCGCTCCTCGTCACCAGGGTCGCCGCCCGCATCCGGGCCGGCGTCGGCCTCGACGTGTCGATCCGCGACGTCTTCGACAGCCCTACGCCGGCGGCCCTGGCAGCCCGGATCGAGGCACTCCTGATCGCGGAGATCGACGCCCTCAGCGAGGAGGAGGCCGCCGACCGCCTGGGCTGA
- a CDS encoding 4-hydroxybenzoate 3-monooxygenase, translating to MTESKNCRGLRASADVVVLGAGPAGLVLANFLLAAGIDCVVLERADRSHVQTRARAGFLAPNTVRILDRHGLADGLHRHGRTHGTCEFRTGDGSFRLDYGSLGRGERHTVYPQQNLVTDLLAHYLDAGGRIHFATEALAVHDADSPRPYVSTREPDGRPTRWEARYVAGCDGRHGASRRSLPPDAVRHHHDHGVSWLGLLAEAPPSLDAVGYAVHERGFAGHMARSPQVTRYYLQYRRGVPADAWSEERIWDELDLRMRAAEHGPLHRGPIIERGVVDLACDVIEPLRHGSLLLAGDAASLTAPAAAKGANLAVLEAEILGEALAETLAGGNGAALDRYSAQCLAHIWRAQEFTQWMTGLLHAIPGQVPDASGGSFFQASLRRARLDSLRTSRAHQDWFAENYVGV from the coding sequence ATGACAGAAAGTAAGAATTGTCGGGGCTTACGCGCCTCGGCCGACGTGGTCGTGCTCGGCGCCGGTCCCGCCGGCCTCGTGCTCGCCAACTTCCTGCTCGCCGCCGGGATCGACTGCGTCGTTCTCGAACGCGCCGACCGCTCGCACGTCCAGACCCGGGCCCGGGCGGGATTCCTCGCGCCGAACACCGTACGGATCCTGGACCGCCACGGCCTCGCCGACGGGCTGCACCGGCACGGACGCACGCACGGCACCTGCGAGTTCCGTACCGGGGACGGCAGCTTCCGCCTCGACTACGGCTCCCTGGGCCGGGGCGAACGGCACACCGTCTACCCGCAGCAGAACCTGGTCACCGACCTCCTGGCGCACTACCTCGACGCCGGTGGCAGGATCCACTTCGCGACCGAGGCACTGGCGGTCCACGACGCCGACAGCCCCCGGCCGTACGTCTCCACCAGGGAGCCGGACGGCCGCCCCACCCGATGGGAGGCCAGGTACGTCGCCGGCTGCGACGGCCGCCACGGAGCGTCCCGCCGCTCGCTGCCGCCCGACGCGGTCCGCCACCACCACGACCACGGAGTGAGCTGGCTCGGCCTGCTCGCCGAAGCTCCGCCCAGCCTCGACGCCGTCGGCTACGCCGTCCACGAGCGCGGCTTCGCCGGCCACATGGCCCGCAGTCCGCAGGTCACGCGGTACTACCTCCAGTACCGGCGCGGCGTCCCCGCCGACGCCTGGTCCGAGGAGCGGATCTGGGACGAACTCGACCTGCGGATGCGCGCCGCGGAGCACGGTCCGCTGCACAGGGGGCCGATCATCGAGCGCGGCGTCGTCGACCTCGCGTGCGACGTGATCGAACCTCTGCGGCACGGCTCGCTCCTGCTCGCCGGTGACGCCGCGAGCCTGACGGCGCCGGCCGCCGCGAAGGGCGCGAACCTCGCCGTCCTGGAGGCGGAGATCTTGGGCGAAGCCCTCGCCGAGACCCTCGCCGGAGGGAACGGCGCAGCCCTCGACCGCTATTCGGCGCAATGTCTGGCGCACATCTGGCGCGCGCAGGAGTTCACCCAGTGGATGACCGGCCTGCTGCATGCGATCCCGGGCCAGGTCCCGGACGCGTCAGGCGGATCGTTCTTCCAGGCTTCCCTGCGGCGCGCACGCCTCGACTCCCTGCGTACCTCCCGCGCCCACCAGGACTGGTTCGCCGAGAACTACGTCGGCGTCTGA